TTGTTAATTGTCATAAAGATGTCTTCATAGATACTCTCAAGAATTCCTGTGACCTTTTCATTCCTTTGACCGCATTAGGATTTACTAAATTGAGTCCTAGTGCTGTTGGTGCATTAGGTGCGGTGTCGTCCATTGCTGCCTTGGTAACATTAGTCAAACCTATTACAAAGTTAGTTCCTGCCTGAATCtgaatatttaaattatgtaaaagACGGGAAAGGTAAAACTGTGTTTGTTGATATAAAATGCGATAAAAAGTATCAATGCTAACACTGGCAATGATAGATGAAGCAAAGAGGAACTTTACAGGGTGTGTTCCTCAAAAtcctcatagatggcgctgtccatgCCCCCAAAGAAAGTCATAGATTTTTGCGCTTGAGTCTGACTAAAGAAAGCTGAATGTGATTATTTAGAAAAAAGTGATGAATATTGAATTACTTTTAGCCAAAGAAAGGAGAGCTTATCAGGGTATGGTCTACACATAATTTTGTGGTACTTTCCTACAATAAATCTACCAACTTTAACATATGTCTCACTAACTGTtgtttgcgacaggtcgagatggcaattttcTAGTGATATGACATCACATACAGAGTAACCGATATCGATAATTTTTGGCAAGCAACAAAATgagagtaaaattatttttaaaataaatcaaatgaaCTTATGCTAACATCGCTACAAATACTTGATGCGAATTGCGAAAGCTATTTTAATTGTCGATTGATTGTTCGATTGAATCGATAAACGCGATCCATACGGACTTGTGCAACACAAACTATGACACTGTAGGGATGAGACGTATTTACGCTACCAGGTTTTAAAACCAGGGCTTTGCTTGGAAGTAGGGCGCCCTGGTGCGGGTGGAATTTACTTGCAAGTAATTcttcacaaataggattgtgctccttatacatataaaaacacGGACCGAATTTCTATGCAAGTATTTTTGCAAGTATTTTCCACAAATAGGAATGTGAACTTTATATGTATGACGACACGGATCGATTTCATATGTCATAAAAAGATTTCGACCTTCAACGTATTTTGTacctgactacggcaaagccaaaagtaagGGTTATGAGAACGGCCGGGGCTTCGAACTTGCAAGTCTTTcttcacaaataggattgtgcaCCTAATACATATGAAAACACGGTCCGATTTTCTatgcaataaaaatactttgaacTTCTTTTTAAAAAAGTCTTTTCACAAATAGAATTGTGCTCTTTATATGTATGATAAAAGATTACCTATATGATAAAAGAGcctggatttgacctgcagctcgttccagcaacgcacaagactgcaaatacttttttatacatggcataatcttgtaactatatcaaatatttgaaaagagcaaccgccgagtttcttgctggttcttctcggtaggaaaggcattccgaaccagtggtagatgcatctgactattcgaaagtacttgtaaaagtttatttgaataaaaaagatttttattttattttataacacggATAAATTTCCTATACTATAAAATTACTTCGAGCTTTACTGCCAAATactttaaaagtattttaaaacctgGTTTTAGACCCTGGTATTTTTACGTACTCTTACTTGGAAGCCCTGGATTGGAAGGTTATTGGAATTTAGCAAGTATGTCTCACCCCTATATGACAGTGTGGGTGTGCAGGTGGCGCCCCCCACGACTTCCCTCATATCCTgagccatgtcgacctgtcgcgaactataggtgtGCCAGCGACTtggtctgtgtggatttagtttttgtttCTAGGTGATTTGGGTGGGTAAGACATTTTTATATTCAAGGGTGATTGTATAAAAAGGTAGGTGGTTGTAAAATGTTAAGTTTCCGAAAATGTAAAGGTATACACTTATGAgtaacataattttttattcataattttcatttgaaataaatattgaagTTATAGTGGGTTTTACTGGTTTTGTGACACCTGTGCAATAAGTAGCTAGTACCTATTAGTTTCTTAAGCTATTTTGAAAGGTTAAAAAATCGCTTAgttaataatgtaaaaaatgCTAATGCGACGCGCGTTATCACAGTGCCATATCTTTTAATGGTTGGTGGTAGTACCATTGTTATGTATGTAGTTGGGTCCCTACTCTGAAGTCCGGATATAAACTACAGTAGCCGgctagaaatattgtacatagacctttagaaagacatttcggctgcgtagagcgttgtctctgtcactcatacctatgtgtcgTATtacagtctcaacgacagagacaacgctctacgaaactgctatctcttctacaggtcgatgtacaatatttcttgccggatACCCACCTACTTTAAAATATGTGCACGCTATAGTTAGAGCGTCGCTTACGTGTTTCTGCGAGAAGCAAATAGTTAGGTAATTTGAGTTTTTACGTCAGTTAAGTAAAAATTGACTTGCTGTTCCAATACTTGCCTAGCTTATAAgaatattcaaaattatttacataaagcCTTGAGTTACCTTTGTTCacgagaataataaaaacctttcgAGCCTGTGCAACAAAGGGTAGAAGTCGAAGTGAAATGCATGAAATGTGAATATTTACCGTTTTTAGAAACCTGCAACACTACGGTGAAAAACACTGAAAATGTCACTGGTCCAACCTCTTGCTCTCGCTTATGCAGTATGCTCGGCATTCAAAGTCGTAACTTCCACGGAATGAAGTTAATGTAGGGCTCTCTCTACCTAATCAGTACAAAAACAGTGAGAGCGCCATACTAACTTTATTCCGCGGATAAGTTAGTACCTATAGCCACTAGCGCTTTCTCTGTTACGTACCcatacccatacaaatgatacagagagagcgctatactaacttcatttCGAGAATAGGACATACAGAAGTCATTAGGAGTATTAGGACAGCCACAGCCTTCTTTAttgtaagtaaagaaaaagaagaCTATGGGACAGCTCGATCGACTTTTTATCATGATCAAGATCTcgttactatattatatttgattACTTAACAGTGGCAACACTGGATAAATAAACGTCAGTGTCAACGGTCAATCATCATGACATCAATTTTCTTTTCTTAAATCAAATCACAAATGCAAATctcaatattttataaataaagatttGTGTTTCTGCGGCTAGTTTACGAAatcaattttttataaattcataataaaaataatgactcgTCATATAACAGACGCAGCCAAAAAGTTTCTGTTATTAGGTCAATGTGTTCCAACCGTAAAACAAAATGCTACAAAAATACGTGTAAAGAGGTTAGAATTGGATGAAAATTTACTCATGGTTAGTATTTACAGTACATTTAACAGTTTTAGGATCTAGGATTTTAATGAAGATGTAAATAGTCAAGTTTAATAAACAATAGTTTTTCATTCAGTATTTCAGAAAAGACGACTTCTATTATTGTCATGATCCTGACATGAAATGTAAAACAGGTGATATAGTTCTAATACAAAAATTAATCACACATGAAGTCAAAGAGGTTGTGTATCCATTTGGAGACATAACTGATCCAGTCACAGGCAAAAAAGTTGCCAAAGAAAGGTACCGTGAAGATGTAGACAAGGAGGCTGAAATATATGGAAAATTACAATCGAGTTTCGACTACAATAAAGCTCCTCCTAGAGGCTGGCAAGATGGGAAGAAAGATTTCACTTCAAAACCAACTTACACAAAATTCCATGTATTTGATGAAAATGATCCATATGCTCTGTAATGTGTTGTTAGTGAGTTGTAAATAGTCATTAAATGTAGTTAATTATACATGCTTTTTATTTAATGACGATAGATAATAATTGAAGAttaatcagtacctttattataaatgcgaaagtgtgtttgtttgtccttcaatcacgtcgcaacggattgatgtgattttttgcatgggtatagataaagactcgCAGAGTGAGAGCCAGTCCACACGGCGCGTTGCGTCAGCGTTGCGTCGACGCAGCGCTACCACTGCGTtgttttacatacaaataacCAAGGTGTTCACACGGCGCGCTGCGTCGTCGCAACGCACACATGACGGACAGCAGCCCCCGAGACGAAGCGGGAGGGGGTGTACTCGTGCGACGTCGGAGCGTCAGCGCTCAGTTGCTTGTGCGTTGACAGAGAGGATACACGGAAGCTCATttcgttttacgtttacgtttttgtatttagttttatttgcagggtaattagttttatttgcagGGTAAAATGAATACCATTGAAGAAATTGACATAGATTACTTGATTACATTGATACAGGAAAGGGAAATTATATGGGACAAGTCAAacgtagattttaaaaataaaaatttaaaaacaaaagccTGGGAAGACAtatcaaaagttttatttcctgATTACGAGAATTTCACAGCTGAACGAAAAAATAAAGTTGGTGAGTTCACAGTACagatatttatgttttttttatttaagagggctttcaagattttcttgcaccgccaattccgcgatcagtacaaaattaatatctcgacactctaaaattttaaaacttaggGAATTTAGATTAGCGTGAgtactattttattacttagctCAAAACTAACCTAGACTACGctgagtaggtataaaatattatttttttactgatcgCGGAATTGGCGGTGCAAGAAAATCTTGAAAACCCTCATAATACAATTATACCTTATTTAGCTGCCAAGGCAGAGTTCCTCTAGTCATAAAATAGGTCGCATATTGCTGTCTTATGACATTCGGTGCTGTCTGTTCTTCATGTACGGGTTGTATTGGGAGAAATTCATCAACACTTATAGCAAATTTATCTCTTTGTCTAAAACCATCTCGATCAGCGACAAAATTGTGTAATACACAACATGCTTTTATAATGTCAGTAGCGAAGTCATAGGACACGTCTATCGGTCTGTGAAAAATGCGCCATTTGTTAGCCATAATCCCAAAAGCGCATTCGACATATCTTCTGGCTCTGCTTAGACGGTAATTGAAAACCTTTTGTTGTAAGTCGAGATTTTGACCGCCATATGGACGCATAATATGTTTGCTCAGTCCAAAAGCTTCGTCACCCACAAATACATACGGGGTTGGTATATTGCTACCAGAGAGTGGCTGGGGTTGAGGTAGTGGTAAGTTGTTGTTAATCATTAGCTCGTACAGTTTAGAATTTTGTAATATGGTTGAATCGCATTCTTTTCCGTATGCACCGATGTCGACAAATACGAATTTGTAATTTGAATCCACAATAGCTAGCAACACAATCGAAAAAAAggctttataattaaaaaaaagtgagccACTATTTGCAGGATTACACACGCGGATATGTTTGCCGTCGATGGCACCAACACATTGAGGAAAATTTGCCTTTACATCAAAACCCCTCGCTATTGTTTGGAAACTTTCAGTTGTCAGTTCAGGGATGTTGTCTCGAAGAAGATTGGTCCATATAGCACGACAAACTCTTTGTATTATATATGCAATAGTAGATTTTCCccgtttgaatttgaaatgtAAATCAGTTATTGAATTTCCACTTCCTAGGTatctgaaaagaaaataattattataatatgcatttatgAGATAGATAGATACCCGAAAAAAAATACTGACATATTCAGACATCGATAGCAAATAACTTTCTCTATGTAACCAATTAATTCTGGAATCGCGAAAAAAATAGCAGCTGTTGCATACATTTTGATTCAGTAGGTATTGCTTTTTGTATGTAACAGCTGTTATATTTTCACGATTCCAGAGTCGGTCACATAGTGTTTGTTAACGATATCTGAATATGTCATTAAATTTTATCGAGAAATTCACtatgtataaattattaaatcatgTTTACTATTGGTTTTGCAGGtaatgatttaataaaaaaatggagaagtgtaaaagataattacttcagatattcaaaaaaattaaaagaagcaTCAAAATCGGGCTCGGGCGCTACGAAACTGAAGAAGTATCATTTATACAATCAACTCCTTTTTTTGAGAAAAGTGGAACAAAATGCCACCGAATCTAGCTTAGACTCGCCTAGAGAAATCAACAATGAATCTACGTCTACAAATGATGACATTACCACAGACAACACTCCGCGCTATGTTCCAGTCGCGCGCAAAAGGGCAATGCAAATGGATGAGTTTGAAAGAGAAGGACTAAAACTTCTCAAGGAGCCGGAAAATCGCCATATGTCCTTTTTCAGAGCTATATTGCCATCTATTCAAGAATTTTCCGACCGAGAAACTCTCCGTTTCCAAAGTAAAGTTATACAAATTATAGATGAAATGCGGTATGGACAAACATCATCATATGTGAGTGGCCCATCAACGTCTCACCAACCACCATATGGGTATCAAACAGCAAATTTTCAAAGTACATACAtttctgattttaataattcaattacATCTCCAGAAACATCTCAAGCAAGTGAAGAAACTGAATACGATTTTTCTAATTTGTAATTACTGGATGATATCTCTCTTAAATaatgtctaaatttaaaattatgacaattgCTGATTATTTGTGAGTTGATTACTCTCTTAAATaatgtctaaatttaaaattatgacaattgCTGATTATTTGTGAGTTGATTACTAattaaacaaaccaaaaaaactgttatatttttattacttaaatatatttatatagttaCCTTAAAGTGATTCCCAGCATTTCTACTGGTTCCACTGGATTCCTCATATTAGTATAGTTTTTTCGTATGTGTGGTTCTAAGGACTTCAATAAACATTCGAAGCTGGATACActcattctaaaaaaattataaaacttcttTTCGTCTAATAGCAACTCccgatattctaaaaaaaaaaactgtccatCACGATTTCTTAATGAAATGAAAGGACTGATCCAGTACCGTCTTGTGATCTTGCGTCGATTTCGGCGGTGACGTAGTAATAGGAGCAATGCTAGACGTCTTTTCCGATCCATGATTTGCTATAGACTGACtgcgaatttttttcaaaatacttgCCGCAACTGTGCGTCGCCGCTGCGCCGACGGAACGTTGACTGCGTCATAGTAACGCTGCAGCGCCCGTGTGGCCGGCTATGCGTCAAAATATTTGCGTTGCGacgacgcaacgcaacgcaacgcgcCGTGTGGACACGctctgacataggctactttttaaccgacttcaaaaaaaggaggaggttctcaattcgtcggaatctttttcttttatcctggaaaataagttcccacgggattttcaagaaacctaattccacacagacgaagtcgcgggcatcagctagtactgaaATAAAAGTTAGCTTTTTCCCCATGGCTTAAGTTTGCATAATTTATAGCCTTTAGCACTGGGATAACgtagctatctatcagtgaatTTTCAGAATTGGATCATTAGATCACCACTTCAATCCAAACATAAGGATGGTGCAGAGCGGCAGGTAAGGTAGACCTGTCAGGACAGGACTTGTGTGCTTATTGCAGCTCTAGTCTGCTCAGCTGAGCTTCACTCCAACCAGCTATCAGTGGAAAGACACCCATAAAACTTGGTGTACTATATTAGGTGTGGTGTATTTAATATTTGTAGAAGCTGTTACATAAATAAGAATCACAAATTCAAAGAACATTTTATTAACACAGAGGTATTTGTACAATGGGATGGTATGGTGTTGCATCAGTCCTGTGCAAGGAATTCTCTTTCGAGCGCAGCTCCCATGAGGTTCCATGAGCTATCGTCGTCGTCTGGCGGAACATCATCGTCGGAGGGCGGCGTTGCAGGCCTGGGCCTCTTCCGTGGTCTCTGCCCATCTTCTAAAAACAGATTACACATTTACGGTGGATGTGGGTAAGtgggaaagcgatctcccgcaTCCGtagtaaaaatgggggtgccacaaggttccatcttaggaccttttctgttcctcatttacatcaatgaccttccttacctcgctaaggacaattacgggataatcttgtttgctgatgatacatcacttttatttaaaatcaatcgatacttaacaacttttgatgaagtaaacaattctctcaccaaggtagtacagtggttcgaagctaataacctgcttctcaacgtgaaaaccactgtgcaacttaataatgaggaattagatttagtggataccgctatttttcttggaataacgttagatgcaaaacttcaatggggctctcatataaataacttatcgaacagacttagttctgccgcatatgcggtaaaaaagattcgccagttgacagacatagaaacagcgagactagtatattttagttactttcacagcattatgtcatatggtatattattatggggtaatgctgctgatattaattctatttttgtgctgcagaaaagggctgttcagccatatacagtatggggccacgacagtcgctgagaactaaatttagggaagttaaaattatgacggtgcataatcaatatatttttgaaaatttactgtacgtacataaaaacataaataaatttaaaaaaaaaagtgactcataatataaatactagaaataaaaataaacttgtaatgcccgcctctaggctcagtaaagttagcaattcatttgctcgtaattccatacgtttctataataagcttccagaagacatattggagatgtctctcaacaagttcaaagtgttcataaaacgtaaactaattgaaaaatcctattacaatgtaaaggattatttaaatgataagcaagcttgggaatgagttgcttaacgactttgtgatagttctaataagtttcaataattttgtaaagtggtgataataaaaagaatacccggctgagtttgttgtgggctcttctcagacctgggcgcgtttggaaccctcgtagctttagttttaagtttgcgttataattatcaccactatatcttacaaatctaacaccataccagacaatcaataagagtaatttattacctattttgaataaatcatttgactttgacttgacttgattacctattttgaataaatcatttgactttgactttgactttgacttgaatAGATCACATCTaatatgaagctgtgatagcctagtggttaggacatccgcctcctaatagcaggtcgggggtttgatcccagacattcacctctaacttttcggagttatgtgcgtgttaatatcacttgctttaacagtgaaggaaaacatcgtgaggaaacggaaaaaaagagttctccataatgttctcaaaggtatgtgaagtctgccaatccgcacttggcctgagtggtagactatggccaaaagttCATAAGTTGTAAAGGTTTGTATAAAAAATGCTAGAAATACTCACCTGTGTCCGAATTACTTGAATCATCATTGTCCTCTTCGTTTTCTTTTAACCTATAGAAAAAAagggattaataaaaaaaaattgtaagctcataataattttttgtttagTTATCACTGGCAGTTCTGGCACATCACACTTTGGAAGTGGTTTTACTTTTTAGGTACTAGATTTGCAGAAGAAAGATTAAATAGGCAACTTGAGTGACaaatttaaatccatactaatattataaatgcgaaagtgtctgtctgtctgtctgctagcttttcacggctcaaccgttcaaccgattttgacgtaatttggtacagaggtagcttgtaacccggggaaggacataggctactttttatcccggaaaatttaggagttcccacagaatttttaaaaatctaaatccacgcgtacgaagtcgcgggcatcagctagtttagtatAAAGAGCTTCCGAGTTGGTCAAGCATTTTGTTTGCTTGACGCTttagtcaagcatttacgtgcttgacgcgtgattgattttttaatgtttgatATATGAGAAAAGCGCAGTTTGCTTGATCAAGTCGCTTGACATCGGTCAACTTGATCAAGTAAAACAAATCCAATTTTGTTTCATGGTGTGCGGCTGCACCAAACGTCGGAAGGTCTTGAGGGTAAAAATTGTTTTCAGTAAGTAGCACTGATTTCACTATATATTTTGCTGACAGAAAACATTATAAAGCAATTAGCAAACCAACCAAAACCTCAGTATTCTGCTACCAGTGATAACTATTAAGATACATGTAgcaattttttaagtaaatttCTCACCTATCTTGTGAACTGTAACTTGTCTCTAAAGCCAGTAACCGGTCTTCAGAAATATTCTCTTCATCGTCAAGATCATCGGTAGGTTTCTTCTCATCATCCGATGAACTTTCATCTGATTCATTGAAAATATCCTCCACCTGAATGAAACGGTATGAATTGTACTAAAagcttaaaacaaaatataatggaATGTCCAGATATAATATCATTCAGTGTTATGAATACGATTTTAATACAAATAACTttgacacaaaaataattaatagacagactaggtacagtacgcggccgaaattaatgtacatcggcctttagaatgacatttcggctttgtagagcgttgtctctgtcactcatacctatatgacgttttgtcggtctcaacgatagaacgagacagtgctctacaaatttgctatcttcttctaaaggtcggtttggctgtacctttttgtttttgtaatatctccactgtttacccatattcgcaataaagaaatttgaatttgacgAACATTACAACACTTTCGGCCGTGCCTAAATTGCAAATGCTgctctttttaaaatttcattcaTCATATTGTGAGGATTGACAGACAGGGCATCTGTCAGTCCCTTTTCATGAAATTCAGTCTACCACAATACTGTGATTATCCATTGTATGTGTGCAGGTTTTTTATTGCGTAACAGTTGCATGGCACCTGTTATACTTTTCTGGGAGCAGGTGATTTGCATTCAACCATAATAATAGGAAGATCTTCTGGATTGTTGTTATGCCCCAGCTGGTCCAACCATGGTATATTGGAATTTGATTATAGTGCATCATACATAAAACTTCGTTAGCGCGATATGTAGCGAGAGATAAGGCACTGTGGCGACATCTAGTTTGCGTTGTGAGCTACTTAAGTCTCAGCGTGTGACAGCTGTAGAATCATTAGTGTAAGTTCGAGAAGCGTCATCGTTTATATGTGGAGATTACCGTAGTTTGACTAGACTCACCTCACGGTCCATGTCAGCGATGTCGTCGCTGGAGAAGGACAGCAGCGGGTT
Above is a window of Maniola hyperantus chromosome 20, iAphHyp1.2, whole genome shotgun sequence DNA encoding:
- the mRpS17 gene encoding small ribosomal subunit protein uS17m, encoding MTRHITDAAKKFLLLGQCVPTVKQNATKIRVKRLELDENLLMYFRKDDFYYCHDPDMKCKTGDIVLIQKLITHEVKEVVYPFGDITDPVTGKKVAKERYREDVDKEAEIYGKLQSSFDYNKAPPRGWQDGKKDFTSKPTYTKFHVFDENDPYAL